The following proteins are encoded in a genomic region of Musa acuminata AAA Group cultivar baxijiao chromosome BXJ2-11, Cavendish_Baxijiao_AAA, whole genome shotgun sequence:
- the LOC135626861 gene encoding ATP synthase subunit beta, mitochondrial-like isoform X5, whose amino-acid sequence MASRRILASLLRASARRSPATRHHSPTPFARISSRPSPTGFLLSRAVDYATSAASAAPAPSAPPPKAAAAPSGKITDEFAGAGAIGQVCQVIGAVVDVRFDEGLPPILTALEVFDHSIRLVLEVAQHLGENMVRTIAIYGTEGLVRGQRVLNTGSPITIYKPMAMQQESQGSRW is encoded by the coding sequence ATGGCCTCCCGCCGGATCCTCGCCTCGCTCCTCCGCGCCTCCGCTCGCCGATCTCCGGCGACGAGACACCATTCTCCTACCCCCTTTGCCCGCATCTCTTCCCGCCCCTCCCCCACCGGGTTCCTCCTCTCCCGTGCCGTCGACTACGCCACATCTGCCGCCTCCGCCGCCCCTGCCCCCTCGGCCCCGCCGCCGAAGGCCGCGGCTGCACCCAGTGGAAAAATCACCGACGAGTTCGCCGGGGCTGGCGCCATTGGCCAGGTCTGCCAGGTGATCGGCGCCGTCGTTGACGTCCGCTTCGATGAGGGGTTGCCTCCCATCTTGACCGCCCTCGAGGTCTTTGACCACTCGATCCGGCTGGTGCTGGAGGTGGCGCAGCACCTGGGGGAGAACATGGTGCGGACGATCGCCATATATGGGACCGAGGGGCTTGTTCGAGGGCAGAGGGTTCTGAACACTGGCTCCCCGATCACT